From Sediminibacterium sp. TEGAF015, a single genomic window includes:
- a CDS encoding efflux RND transporter periplasmic adaptor subunit translates to MMKKLFFIQVLVFFLVACENKDTHSDHQAVVSKEMYTCPMPEDSVFSDKPGTCAKCGMDLVKMEENHHPEKNATYTCPMHPSVIKDQPGACPICGMDLIKKENNNKKEENIELNALLKPTNELVISSIPVTGLAFSSEQIELNALGNIAYDTRMIGGISAKVSGRIEKLYVRYKYQKVTNGQRIMDIYSPELLTAQQNLLFLIKNDPENSTLLEAAKEKLLLLGMSNQQVMELIQSGKPLFTISVISNYSGHIHETINVDKMNVANDNMGNISQQTEALALKEGMYIQKGQSVFTVFNPDKAWAILNIYGENQSFVKKGNAVSIIPETARQKDFKATIDFVEPFYRKESKTQTVRVGFNNSSLRIPIGSQVQAVIFGNTVKGYWLPKDAVLSLGLEKVVFQKTAEGFRAIKVITGVSLEKQIQVLKGLTMKDSVAANAQFLMDSESFIKVKN, encoded by the coding sequence ATGATGAAGAAATTATTTTTTATACAAGTTCTGGTATTCTTTTTGGTTGCCTGTGAAAATAAAGATACACATAGCGATCACCAAGCAGTTGTTTCTAAGGAAATGTATACCTGTCCAATGCCAGAGGATTCTGTATTTAGTGATAAACCTGGTACATGTGCCAAGTGTGGAATGGATTTGGTAAAAATGGAGGAAAATCATCACCCAGAGAAGAATGCTACCTATACCTGCCCCATGCACCCTTCGGTCATTAAAGATCAACCGGGAGCCTGTCCTATTTGCGGGATGGATTTAATTAAAAAAGAAAACAATAATAAAAAAGAGGAAAATATTGAATTGAACGCTTTGCTCAAGCCAACCAATGAGCTTGTAATCTCGTCTATTCCTGTTACTGGTCTTGCGTTCAGCAGCGAGCAAATAGAACTGAATGCATTAGGTAATATCGCCTACGATACAAGAATGATCGGGGGTATTTCTGCCAAGGTGTCGGGAAGAATCGAAAAACTTTATGTACGCTATAAATACCAGAAAGTCACTAACGGACAGCGTATCATGGATATTTATAGTCCTGAATTACTCACTGCACAGCAGAATCTTTTGTTTCTCATCAAGAACGATCCTGAAAATTCGACTTTATTAGAAGCAGCAAAAGAAAAACTTTTATTACTCGGAATGAGCAATCAACAGGTAATGGAATTGATTCAATCGGGTAAACCCTTATTCACGATTTCGGTTATCAGTAATTACAGTGGGCATATTCATGAAACCATCAATGTTGATAAAATGAACGTAGCAAATGATAATATGGGAAATATTTCTCAACAAACCGAAGCGCTTGCATTAAAAGAAGGGATGTATATACAGAAAGGTCAGTCAGTGTTTACCGTCTTTAATCCCGATAAAGCATGGGCTATCCTAAATATATATGGCGAAAATCAATCTTTTGTAAAAAAAGGTAATGCTGTAAGTATTATTCCTGAAACAGCGAGGCAGAAAGACTTTAAAGCTACCATTGATTTCGTTGAGCCATTTTATCGCAAAGAAAGTAAGACCCAGACTGTAAGAGTTGGCTTCAATAATAGCAGTTTAAGAATACCTATTGGTAGTCAGGTTCAGGCAGTAATTTTTGGAAATACTGTAAAAGGTTATTGGTTACCCAAAGACGCAGTACTCTCTTTAGGATTAGAAAAAGTGGTTTTCCAAAAAACAGCAGAGGGCTTTAGAGCAATCAAAGTAATTACAGGTGTCTCTCTGGAGAAACAGATACAGGTACTCAAAGGATTGACGATGAAAGATTCAGTTGCAGCAAATGCTCAATTTCTTATGGATAGTGAAAGTTTTATAAAAGTAAAAAACTAA
- a CDS encoding cyclodeaminase/cyclohydrolase family protein, with product MSREPLLNRITKQLLKDFGAGGHEPGSGSAAALDGLLAAHLTTTVIDLTERYASRSPRYQSHLEEHKNNRLLIKTKVLPQLESLFENDSVQFDKVIKARKDRLGEKNSKIKHEKDLIVNAELRKATEIPIQIAKYCHRIGEMATYVFDYGFISARGDSATAIHTATAGMLSCLSIIELNLQQLPADDWMEMIRGVKDKLEIKYHQLDRICKEKHHQLKKEADEHYRFEKLMAEYKAGKHADKILSDDDLEKFVTNLQQFIWIKKDKLFKKDSDQLTLPMQVLKPQEILIRLMKYAVIQKESLGRHYDDTGAFEVAGLINKKKRVVEVSQQFPVETMRFTLAHELGHALLHPDMLLHRDKPIDGSHTSKNLTERQADKFAAYFLMPRKQVIKIFRERFGNEVFNINQETVFMLGAGSIQTFREKCQNLRGLGRELARANRIVGHKFTPLSAIFGVSDETMAIRLEELGLIKF from the coding sequence ATGTCACGCGAACCATTACTTAATCGAATTACAAAGCAACTCCTAAAAGATTTTGGAGCAGGAGGTCATGAGCCGGGTTCTGGTAGCGCTGCTGCGTTGGATGGTTTGTTGGCAGCGCATCTTACTACAACAGTAATAGACTTAACAGAAAGATATGCATCCAGAAGTCCTAGATATCAATCTCACCTTGAAGAACATAAGAACAATCGCCTTCTGATAAAGACCAAAGTGTTGCCACAATTAGAAAGCCTTTTTGAAAATGATTCTGTACAATTTGATAAAGTCATCAAAGCCAGAAAAGACAGGCTTGGAGAAAAAAATAGTAAAATCAAACATGAAAAAGATTTAATCGTCAATGCTGAGCTTAGAAAAGCTACAGAAATACCGATTCAAATCGCCAAATATTGCCATCGAATTGGCGAAATGGCTACTTATGTCTTTGATTACGGATTTATTTCGGCAAGAGGAGATTCTGCCACAGCAATTCACACGGCTACAGCTGGGATGCTAAGTTGTCTTTCCATTATTGAACTAAACCTTCAACAACTTCCTGCTGATGACTGGATGGAAATGATTCGGGGAGTAAAGGATAAACTTGAAATAAAATACCACCAATTGGATCGAATTTGTAAAGAGAAACATCATCAGCTAAAAAAGGAAGCAGACGAACACTATCGTTTTGAAAAGCTGATGGCTGAATACAAAGCAGGCAAGCATGCTGATAAAATTCTATCGGATGATGACCTTGAAAAATTTGTCACCAACCTCCAGCAATTTATCTGGATTAAAAAAGATAAATTATTTAAGAAGGATAGCGATCAGTTGACCCTACCAATGCAAGTACTAAAACCGCAAGAAATACTAATTCGCTTGATGAAATATGCTGTAATACAAAAAGAATCATTGGGCAGACATTATGATGACACTGGAGCTTTTGAGGTAGCAGGTTTGATCAATAAAAAGAAACGAGTGGTGGAAGTTTCACAGCAGTTCCCAGTTGAAACCATGAGATTCACCTTAGCGCATGAGCTAGGACATGCTCTTTTACATCCTGACATGTTATTACATCGAGATAAACCAATCGATGGTTCCCATACAAGCAAAAACCTTACGGAGAGGCAAGCAGATAAATTTGCCGCCTATTTTTTAATGCCTAGAAAACAGGTTATTAAGATATTTAGAGAGAGATTTGGAAACGAGGTATTTAATATCAATCAAGAAACAGTATTCATGCTCGGCGCGGGCTCGATTCAAACTTTTAGAGAAAAATGCCAAAATCTTCGTGGGTTAGGTCGTGAATTAGCAAGGGCGAACCGAATTGTTGGACACAAATTCACACCACTTTCAGCAATATTTGGTGTATCAGATGAAACTATGGCGATACGCCTGGAAGAGTTGGGATTGATAAAATTTTGA
- a CDS encoding helix-turn-helix domain-containing protein: MKKSISLYHDQIGQNIQAFRKHHQLSIKDLSQRCGIDVQQLQRMERGEVNFRLTTLVKVLQVTGNVLFYQITEEKNSFP, from the coding sequence ATGAAAAAATCCATCAGTCTTTATCACGATCAGATTGGGCAAAATATTCAAGCATTCAGAAAACATCATCAACTCTCCATCAAGGATTTGAGTCAACGATGTGGCATTGATGTACAACAATTACAAAGAATGGAAAGGGGGGAGGTGAATTTTAGGTTGACTACGCTGGTCAAGGTATTACAAGTGACGGGGAATGTATTATTTTACCAAATAACGGAAGAGAAAAATTCATTTCCCTAG
- a CDS encoding efflux RND transporter permease subunit produces MAKWFKRNKDPLTIEERNEIIERSSKQVGPGVFYSTIIVVTSFLPVFLLTGMEGKLFHPLAWTKTFILLIDAVLAITLTPVLISFFLKGRLKPEDSNPITKTLEKIYTPILKWCLKWRKTTIGLNILALAMGVIMMTRLGSEFMPPLDEGSLLFMPVTLPDVSNSEAKRLLQVQDKLIRSVPEVSHVLGKAGRANTATDNSPISMIETIILLKPKNEWREGRTKDDIINELNSKMQIPGVTNGWTQPIINRINMLSTGIRTDVGLKVYGQNLDSIYAFAQTIKRQLEGIDGVKDLYVEPITGGKYIDIIVKRGEIGRYGLSIDDVNTVIESALGGMKLTTTIEGRQRFSVNARYGQDFRNNIQALKRLQVQTMDFGPIPLEAVADIKLSDGPPMINSENAMLRGTVLFNVRERDLGSTVKEAQERLNRMVTKLPKGYFLEWSGQWENQIRANQTLKMIMPIVLIIIFMVLYFTYHSFKEALITMITVPFALIGGVFMVYFFGINLSVAVAVGFIALFGMAIETAMLMTIYLNEAMNNMVAKHGNSKSTLTPTIIRDYVIEGSAKRLRPKLMTVSVGLFGLIPILWATGVGSDIMRPITIPLIGGTISSTIYVLLITPVIFEMIKERELKRNGKIELIDVKE; encoded by the coding sequence ATGGCAAAGTGGTTCAAAAGAAATAAAGACCCCTTAACAATAGAGGAAAGAAATGAGATTATTGAAAGATCTTCAAAACAAGTAGGTCCCGGCGTATTTTATTCCACCATTATTGTAGTCACTTCTTTTCTTCCTGTATTTCTACTTACAGGTATGGAAGGAAAACTTTTTCATCCCCTGGCATGGACAAAGACTTTTATCCTATTAATTGATGCGGTATTAGCTATAACATTAACTCCGGTTCTAATTTCCTTTTTTCTAAAAGGACGACTAAAACCAGAAGATTCAAATCCAATAACAAAAACACTGGAGAAGATTTATACGCCCATTCTAAAATGGTGTTTAAAATGGAGAAAAACTACCATAGGGCTTAATATTCTGGCATTAGCCATGGGAGTAATCATGATGACTCGTCTTGGTTCGGAATTTATGCCGCCATTGGATGAGGGCTCATTGTTATTTATGCCGGTAACTCTTCCAGATGTATCCAATTCTGAAGCAAAACGATTATTACAGGTTCAGGATAAGTTGATTCGTTCTGTTCCCGAAGTTTCACATGTTCTTGGTAAAGCAGGAAGAGCCAATACAGCAACAGATAATTCTCCGATCAGCATGATTGAAACCATCATTTTACTCAAGCCTAAAAATGAATGGAGGGAAGGGCGAACCAAAGATGATATTATAAATGAGCTGAATTCAAAAATGCAAATACCGGGTGTTACAAATGGATGGACACAGCCCATCATTAATCGTATTAACATGCTTTCAACCGGTATAAGAACCGATGTTGGTTTAAAAGTATACGGACAAAACCTGGATAGTATTTACGCATTTGCTCAAACTATTAAAAGGCAGTTGGAGGGGATTGATGGAGTAAAGGATTTATATGTGGAGCCCATTACAGGCGGAAAGTACATCGATATTATAGTTAAACGTGGTGAAATCGGTCGGTATGGGCTGAGTATTGATGATGTCAATACCGTAATTGAGAGTGCATTAGGAGGTATGAAACTTACTACCACTATTGAAGGCCGTCAGCGATTTTCCGTAAATGCCAGATACGGGCAAGATTTTCGAAATAATATTCAAGCATTAAAGCGACTTCAGGTACAGACAATGGACTTTGGTCCTATACCATTAGAAGCTGTTGCAGACATTAAACTAAGTGACGGCCCACCGATGATTAATTCAGAAAATGCAATGCTTAGGGGTACAGTACTATTTAATGTTAGGGAAAGAGATTTAGGCAGTACAGTAAAAGAGGCACAAGAGCGATTGAATCGAATGGTCACTAAACTTCCAAAAGGATACTTTCTGGAATGGAGTGGCCAGTGGGAAAATCAAATCAGGGCTAACCAGACTCTAAAAATGATCATGCCAATAGTACTCATTATCATTTTCATGGTATTATATTTCACCTATCATTCTTTTAAAGAAGCTCTAATCACCATGATCACCGTGCCGTTTGCATTAATCGGGGGTGTATTCATGGTCTATTTTTTTGGCATTAATCTTTCTGTAGCTGTTGCTGTGGGCTTTATTGCTTTATTTGGAATGGCCATCGAGACAGCCATGTTGATGACGATCTATTTAAATGAAGCCATGAACAATATGGTCGCTAAACATGGTAATTCTAAATCAACATTAACACCCACAATTATCCGAGACTATGTGATTGAAGGCTCTGCCAAAAGGTTACGACCCAAACTCATGACAGTTTCAGTTGGACTTTTCGGTCTGATCCCTATTCTTTGGGCTACAGGAGTTGGTAGTGATATCATGCGACCCATCACCATTCCATTGATTGGTGGCACAATTTCATCCACTATTTATGTGTTACTCATTACTCCTGTCATTTTTGAAATGATTAAAGAGAGAGAATTAAAACGTAACGGTAAAATTGAATTAATAGATGTTAAAGAATAA
- a CDS encoding multicopper oxidase family protein has protein sequence MQRRKFIQLSGVSTGSLITSGSLAGFFMAGSGCRKEHHNGLMTKPVMVIENDFSQMLTNPLQSGANQTLTAQTTTVNIRGANIPVLGYQPNGMLGPSFRVNKGDVVNILLQNNLSEHTNIHWHGLKVPALMDGHPDQLANAGGTFRYQFTVNQRAGLTWYHPHPHFKTGKQVFQGLAGLFIINDLEEATLNLPSGRFEIPLVIQDKRLTNQGITYNPTAEEVMSGYMGESVLVNGIYSPYTEVSTRYYRLRILNGSNARLYNLAFSNNADMIIIGNDGGLLKNPVTVKEILLAPGERLDVLVNFNGLSIGTELFLLSKEFANGGDAQGKQSFKIMKFKVTATVTDSFTVPTKLSMVDSLPASSSVRSRVFDISNPMEHHGYPMNDGMRMRHRINNKLFDSSRIDESIKSNTNEIWVFDNSKGDEPHPMHLHGVFFQVLQRTGGRGSLIVSETGWKDTVLVMPGETVQIIIPFESNLGKFVFHCHNLEHEDDGMMLQYELI, from the coding sequence ATGCAAAGAAGAAAATTCATACAACTGTCTGGGGTTAGTACCGGTAGCCTAATAACAAGTGGATCTTTAGCTGGATTTTTTATGGCTGGTTCAGGGTGCAGAAAAGAACATCACAACGGGCTAATGACAAAACCTGTTATGGTTATTGAGAATGATTTTTCACAAATGCTTACCAACCCATTACAGTCTGGTGCCAATCAGACACTCACAGCACAAACTACAACTGTAAATATTAGGGGGGCTAATATTCCTGTCTTGGGCTATCAACCTAATGGGATGCTTGGTCCGTCATTCAGGGTAAACAAGGGAGATGTTGTAAATATTTTGCTCCAGAATAATTTATCTGAACATACCAATATTCACTGGCATGGTTTAAAAGTACCTGCATTAATGGATGGACACCCAGATCAATTAGCAAATGCAGGTGGTACTTTCCGCTATCAGTTTACTGTGAATCAGAGAGCCGGATTGACATGGTATCATCCACACCCTCATTTTAAGACAGGTAAACAGGTATTTCAGGGCTTAGCCGGTTTATTTATTATTAATGATCTGGAAGAAGCAACTTTAAATCTACCATCGGGTCGTTTTGAGATTCCATTGGTTATACAAGATAAACGATTAACCAATCAGGGGATAACATATAATCCTACTGCAGAAGAAGTTATGTCGGGCTATATGGGTGAGTCTGTATTGGTAAATGGTATTTATTCACCTTATACTGAAGTATCAACCCGTTATTACAGACTTCGTATTTTGAATGGCTCAAACGCACGTTTGTATAATCTCGCATTCAGTAATAATGCCGATATGATCATTATTGGGAATGATGGTGGTTTATTGAAAAATCCTGTAACAGTAAAGGAAATTTTATTGGCTCCGGGAGAAAGACTGGATGTTTTAGTAAATTTTAATGGGTTATCTATCGGTACAGAGCTATTCTTACTAAGTAAAGAATTTGCTAACGGAGGGGATGCTCAAGGGAAGCAGTCATTTAAGATCATGAAGTTTAAAGTTACCGCTACTGTCACAGATTCTTTCACTGTACCCACAAAACTTTCAATGGTTGATAGTTTGCCAGCTTCTTCATCAGTCAGGAGCAGGGTGTTTGATATATCTAATCCGATGGAACATCATGGATATCCTATGAATGATGGCATGAGAATGCGTCATCGCATTAATAATAAACTTTTTGATAGCAGTCGCATTGATGAAAGCATTAAATCCAATACGAATGAGATATGGGTCTTTGATAATAGTAAAGGCGATGAACCCCATCCCATGCATTTACACGGAGTTTTTTTCCAGGTACTTCAAAGAACAGGTGGCAGGGGCAGTCTGATAGTATCTGAAACTGGCTGGAAGGATACAGTACTGGTAATGCCTGGGGAGACAGTCCAAATAATCATTCCTTTCGAAAGTAATTTGGGAAAATTTGTTTTCCATTGCCATAATCTTGAACATGAAGATGATGGTATGATGTTACAATATGAATTGATATAA
- a CDS encoding HYC_CC_PP family protein, with the protein MKKFVTFIVAVLFLSTSSGASIRMHYCMGKLADWGFMYRDSKTCENCGMEESDTKDNGCCKDENKFVKNISEQKITESVSINFTLTILDLPLSLFSLSDIFYISSSEEYPISHAPPRNCKTPVYLLNRTILI; encoded by the coding sequence ATGAAAAAATTTGTCACATTCATAGTAGCAGTTTTATTTCTGAGTACTTCCTCAGGGGCTTCTATACGAATGCATTATTGTATGGGTAAACTTGCCGACTGGGGGTTTATGTATAGAGATTCCAAAACTTGCGAAAATTGTGGAATGGAGGAATCCGATACAAAAGATAATGGCTGTTGTAAAGATGAAAACAAGTTTGTAAAGAACATTTCAGAACAAAAAATTACTGAATCAGTTTCTATTAATTTTACTCTCACTATTCTTGACTTACCGCTATCCCTTTTTTCATTATCGGATATTTTCTATATCTCTTCAAGTGAAGAGTATCCAATAAGTCATGCTCCACCTCGAAATTGCAAGACGCCCGTATACCTTCTTAACAGAACTATCCTTATTTAA
- a CDS encoding heavy metal-binding domain-containing protein — MKAIKMLMMAALTILSFSVFAQDPTTQKNKIRQTVEKTYICPMHPDVIMDKSGKCPKCGRNLTLKEKMKMEVVGLYECPAHPGITGDKPGKCSVCGSKMNLSPKEKMKMGVMKTYTCPMHPDVASDESGKCPKCGMDLKEEEQSVQTYSCSSHPDMTSDKPGKCSKCGTSLTLSPKEKMKMEVMKIYSCPMHSDVTSNKPGKCTKCGMDLKKRSN; from the coding sequence ATGAAAGCAATTAAAATGCTAATGATGGCAGCGCTAACTATCTTATCTTTTTCAGTATTTGCTCAGGACCCAACAACACAAAAGAACAAAATTAGACAAACTGTTGAAAAGACATATATATGTCCAATGCATCCTGATGTGATTATGGATAAATCTGGGAAATGCCCAAAATGTGGCAGGAACCTTACTCTAAAAGAAAAAATGAAAATGGAGGTAGTTGGTCTTTATGAATGTCCTGCGCATCCAGGTATTACAGGAGATAAACCCGGCAAATGTTCAGTATGTGGTTCTAAAATGAATCTTTCACCCAAGGAAAAAATGAAAATGGGAGTAATGAAAACCTATACCTGCCCCATGCACCCCGATGTTGCAAGTGATGAGTCAGGTAAGTGTCCAAAATGTGGAATGGATTTAAAAGAAGAAGAGCAGTCTGTTCAAACATATTCATGTTCTAGCCACCCGGACATGACTAGTGACAAGCCAGGTAAATGTTCAAAATGTGGAACCTCATTGACACTTTCTCCAAAAGAGAAAATGAAAATGGAAGTGATGAAAATATATTCTTGCCCCATGCATTCGGATGTCACCAGCAATAAACCTGGTAAATGCACTAAATGTGGCATGGATTTAAAAAAGAGGTCAAACTAA
- a CDS encoding efflux RND transporter permease subunit: protein MVQKLIELALRNRVIILLLAGGLFAYGIYAVKQNPIDAIPDLSENQVIVFTEWMGRSPQVIEDQVTYPLVSNLQGIPKIKNIRGSSMFGMSFVYVIFEDNVDIYWARTRVLERLNFAQRLLPQNVTPTLGPDGTGVGHIFWYHLNAPKMDLGEQRALQDWYIKFALQTVPGVAEVASFGGFEKQYQLVVDPIKLQYYNISLMDVMNKVKANNNDVGGRKFEMADMAYIIRGLGYIKNKDDIENIALTNYNGIPVRVKDIGSVQMGGDLRLGIFDMDGKGEVVGGIVVMRYNENANKVIESIKARMKEVEKGLPEGVTFQTSYDRSTLIQEAIDSVKGTLVEEMIVVSLVVLIFLFHWRSAVIILIQLPISVAAGFIFLEMFGISSNIMSLTGIALAIGVVVDDGIVMVENAYRHISEAQAKKIKLTDKS from the coding sequence ATGGTTCAAAAATTAATTGAACTGGCTTTGCGTAACCGGGTGATTATTCTGTTATTGGCAGGAGGATTATTTGCTTATGGAATTTACGCTGTGAAACAGAATCCGATTGATGCTATTCCGGATTTAAGTGAAAACCAGGTGATCGTATTTACTGAATGGATGGGACGCAGTCCACAGGTTATAGAAGACCAGGTAACCTATCCATTGGTCAGCAACTTGCAGGGTATACCTAAAATCAAGAATATTCGTGGTTCATCCATGTTTGGGATGAGTTTTGTGTATGTGATTTTTGAAGATAATGTTGATATATACTGGGCGAGAACCCGTGTACTCGAAAGACTCAACTTTGCACAACGTCTTCTACCGCAAAATGTAACACCTACGTTAGGTCCTGATGGAACAGGCGTGGGACATATTTTCTGGTATCACCTCAATGCTCCTAAGATGGATTTGGGAGAACAAAGAGCACTTCAAGACTGGTATATCAAATTTGCTTTACAAACAGTACCTGGTGTGGCAGAAGTTGCATCTTTTGGTGGTTTCGAAAAGCAATATCAATTAGTAGTTGATCCCATAAAGCTGCAGTATTACAATATTTCGTTGATGGATGTGATGAATAAAGTCAAGGCCAATAATAATGATGTAGGGGGGCGCAAATTTGAAATGGCAGATATGGCTTACATTATCAGGGGCTTAGGCTACATAAAAAATAAAGATGATATTGAAAATATTGCACTGACCAATTACAATGGTATACCTGTAAGAGTCAAGGACATTGGTTCTGTTCAAATGGGGGGTGATTTGCGTCTGGGAATTTTTGATATGGATGGCAAAGGAGAAGTGGTAGGTGGAATAGTAGTAATGCGATACAATGAAAATGCCAATAAGGTAATTGAGTCGATAAAAGCTCGGATGAAGGAGGTTGAAAAGGGCTTACCGGAAGGTGTAACGTTCCAAACTTCATACGACCGCAGTACACTCATTCAAGAAGCTATTGATTCAGTAAAAGGAACGTTAGTTGAAGAAATGATTGTCGTCTCATTGGTAGTGCTCATATTTCTATTCCATTGGCGCAGTGCTGTGATCATACTGATTCAATTACCTATTTCAGTTGCAGCAGGGTTTATTTTCCTTGAAATGTTTGGTATTTCATCCAATATTATGTCATTAACGGGGATCGCGCTTGCTATTGGTGTAGTAGTTGATGATGGCATTGTGATGGTGGAAAATGCGTACAGACATATTAGCGAGGCACAGGCTAAAAAAATTAAATTAACCGACAAATCGTAA
- a CDS encoding TolC family protein, whose amino-acid sequence MLKNKLILTFFGLICFAYGNTQILKLHAIIDSIKTKHPVVKMYDHEIRSMDEAAKGARSWMPPQIGIGQFMTPYDVRLWHREGDMPGMGSVMISGEQMLPNRKKLDADERYMKAMSSVEKEKKNATLNELVNDAKQFYYDWIILKKKLFILEENEKILDFMIKNAEIRYKNGLEKISAYYKAKAALGEVKNMQLMFESDIKEKRIRINSLMGRNAMTDFDIDTTYFLNSYEALVFDSTLFYTNRSDLKSLDREIDLTILKQETERTALKPQFGIRYDNMIGFGGQPLQYTIMGMVRIPMAKWSSKMNKANIESLKWKSNAIQSQKEMMVNEYSGMAYGMRNELGLKKKQLKLFEGQIIPALRNNYKTMQLGYEQNTEELFMLYDAWEILNMKQLELLELLSQALKLQVTIERIIEKN is encoded by the coding sequence ATGTTAAAGAATAAATTAATACTGACCTTCTTTGGGTTGATATGTTTTGCATATGGCAATACGCAAATCTTGAAGTTGCATGCAATCATTGATAGCATTAAAACAAAGCATCCTGTAGTGAAGATGTATGATCATGAAATCCGTTCTATGGATGAAGCTGCAAAAGGGGCAAGAAGCTGGATGCCTCCTCAAATCGGCATTGGTCAATTTATGACACCATATGATGTCAGACTCTGGCATAGGGAGGGCGATATGCCTGGTATGGGATCTGTGATGATTTCTGGAGAGCAAATGCTCCCGAATAGAAAAAAATTAGATGCAGATGAGAGGTACATGAAAGCTATGTCGTCAGTTGAGAAAGAAAAAAAGAATGCAACACTAAATGAATTAGTGAACGATGCTAAACAGTTCTATTATGATTGGATAATCCTGAAAAAGAAATTGTTTATCCTGGAAGAGAATGAAAAGATACTGGACTTCATGATCAAAAATGCAGAAATACGTTACAAAAACGGTCTTGAAAAGATAAGTGCTTATTATAAGGCAAAAGCCGCTTTAGGAGAAGTGAAAAATATGCAATTAATGTTTGAAAGTGATATTAAAGAAAAACGTATTCGCATCAATTCGCTTATGGGTAGAAATGCTATGACAGATTTCGATATTGATACCACTTACTTCTTGAATAGTTATGAAGCTCTTGTTTTTGACAGCACTCTTTTTTATACTAACCGTAGTGACCTAAAATCATTGGATAGAGAGATTGATCTTACTATTCTAAAACAGGAAACGGAGCGTACTGCACTTAAACCTCAATTTGGAATTCGTTATGATAATATGATTGGATTTGGAGGACAGCCATTGCAGTATACCATTATGGGAATGGTTCGTATTCCGATGGCTAAATGGTCTTCTAAAATGAATAAAGCCAATATTGAAAGCTTAAAATGGAAAAGTAATGCCATTCAGTCACAGAAAGAAATGATGGTGAATGAATACAGTGGGATGGCTTATGGCATGCGTAATGAACTGGGGTTAAAGAAAAAGCAATTAAAACTTTTTGAAGGTCAGATTATACCGGCATTGCGTAATAATTACAAGACAATGCAGCTCGGTTATGAGCAGAATACAGAGGAGTTATTCATGTTATATGATGCATGGGAAATTCTAAACATGAAGCAGTTAGAATTATTAGAGTTACTGAGTCAGGCATTGAAACTTCAAGTGACAATTGAAAGAATTATTGAAAAAAACTAA